In one window of Nocardia brasiliensis DNA:
- a CDS encoding HK97 gp10 family phage protein, whose translation MPSRYRVDANAFADFLKNSSYIHAELTRAGQEAVAIWKALAPVGNRTHITRGGYVDRPGSYRDSIRYKIMRNPTRMKVRVYTTDYKAHWLEFGTVKMAARHPMADAREELLRQAKYKRHGI comes from the coding sequence GTGCCGTCTCGCTACAGGGTCGATGCCAACGCGTTCGCCGATTTCCTCAAGAACTCCAGCTACATCCACGCCGAACTCACCCGAGCCGGACAAGAAGCGGTGGCGATCTGGAAGGCGCTCGCGCCGGTCGGCAACCGCACGCACATCACGCGCGGCGGCTACGTCGACCGGCCCGGCTCCTACCGGGACTCGATCCGCTACAAGATCATGCGCAACCCGACCCGCATGAAGGTCCGCGTCTACACCACCGACTACAAGGCCCACTGGCTGGAATTCGGGACCGTCAAGATGGCCGCACGCCACCCCATGGCCGACGCCCGCGAGGAACTGCTGCGCCAAGCCAAATACAAGCGTCACGGCATCTGA